In one Populus nigra chromosome 12, ddPopNigr1.1, whole genome shotgun sequence genomic region, the following are encoded:
- the LOC133669523 gene encoding laccase-3-like: protein METRNLTVKQVSYCLFLSIFVIFSFQAHFSEAETHYREFVIQAKPVKRLCRTHNTITVNGLFPGPTLEVRDGDTLVIKAVNNARYNVTLHWHGIRQLRNPWADGPDRVTQCPIRPGRSYTYRFTIENQEGTLWWHAHSRWLRATVYGALIIHPKLGSPYPFPMPRTEIPILLGEWWDRNPMDVLRIADFTGAAPNISDAYTINGQPGDLYRCSKQETVRFPVGSGETILLRVINSALNQELFFGVANHRLTVVAVDAAYTKPFTTSVIMIAPGQTTDVLLTADQTPGHYYMAARAYNSANAPFDNTTTTAILEYKTAPRNAKKGKQSTPIFPRLPGFNDTNSAIAFTSRLRSPSKVKVPLQIDENLFFTVGLGLINCTNPNSPRCQGPNGTRFAASINNMSFVLPKRNSLMQAYYQGQPGIFTTDFPPVPPVKFDYTGNVSRGLWQPVKSTKLYKLKFGAKVQIVLQDTSIVTVEDHPMHLHGYHFAVIGSGFGNFNPQTDPARFNLIDPPYRNTIGTPPGGWVAIRFEADNPGIWFMHCHLDSHLNWGLGMAFLVENGVGKLQSVQPPPLDLPRC from the exons ATGGAGACTCGTAACTTGACTGTCAAGCAAGTTTCCTACTGCCTTTTTCTTAGCATTTTTGTAATCTTCAGTTTCCAAGCTCATTTCTCTGAAGCAGAAACTCACTACCGAGAGTTTGTT ATTCAAGCTAAACCAGTGAAGAGGCTGTGCAGAACCCATAACACAATTACAGTGAATGGACTGTTTCCAGGACCAACATTGGAAGTGCGCGATGGCGATACTCTTGTGATCAAAGCAGTAAATAATGCTAGATACAATGTTACCCTCCACTG GCATGGAATCCGACAGCTGCGAAATCCGTGGGCGGATGGACCTGATCGTGTCACTCAATGCCCCATCCGACCAGGAAGGAGTTATACATACCGGTTCACAATTGAAAATCAAGAGGGGACTTTGTGGTGGCATGCTCATAGCAGATGGCTTAGAGCCACCGTTTATGGTGCTCTAATCATTCATCCTAAATTGGGTTCTCCATATCCATTCCCTATGCCCAGGACAGAAATTCCCATTCTTCTCG GGGAGTGGTGGGACAGGAACCCTATGGATGTCTTGAGGATAGCAGATTTCACAGGTGCAGCGCCAAATATATCCGATGCTTATACCATCAATGGCCAACCTGGCGATCTCTATAGATGCTCAAAGCAAG AAACTGTGAGATTTCCTGTGGGTTCTGGGGAAACAATCCTCCTAAGGGTCATAAATTCTGCCCTGAACCAAGAACTCTTCTTTGGAGTGGCCAACCATAGACTGACAGTAGTTGCTGTTGATGCTGCCTACACCAAACCTTTCACAACCTCGGTCATCATGATAGCTCCTGGTCAGACAACTGATGTCCTCCTCACTGCTGATCAAACCCCAGGTCACTACTACATGGCAGCTCGGGCCTATAACTCAGCCAACGCGCCTTTTGACAATACCACCACAACTGCAATCCTTGAATACAAGACAGCTCCTCGCAATGCCAAGAAAGGAAAGCAGTCAACACCCATCTTCCCACGACTCCCAGGCTTCAACGACACAAACAGTGCGATTGCATTCACTTCCCGTCTAAGGAGCCCTTCCAAGGTTAAAGTCCCACTTCAGATTGATGAAAACCTATTTTTTACAGTGGGGCTAGGACTCATCAACTGCACCAATCCTAATAGCCCTCGCTGCCAAGGTCCAAATGGAACTCGTTTCGCAGCTAGCATAAACAATATGTCTTTTGTACTCCCAAAAAGAAACTCACTAATGCAGGCCTACTACCAAGGCCAACCTGGAATCTTTACCACAGACTTTCCACCTGTCCCTCCTGTAAAATTTGATTACACTGGCAACGTCAGCCGAGGACTATGGCAGCCTGTTAAATCAACTAAGCTTTACAAATTGAAATTTGGTGCGAAGGTACAAATAGTGTTGCAGGATACCAGTATAGTCACAGTTGAGGACCACCCAATGCATCTCCATGGATACCATTTCGCAGTTATAGGGTCAGGCTTTGGTAACTTCAACCCTCAAACAGATCCAGCAAGGTTCAACCTCATTGATCCACCATATAGGAATACCATTGGAACCCCTCCTGGTGGATGGGTAGCCATCCGGTTCGAGGCTGATAATCCAG GAATCTGGTTCATGCACTGTCATTTAGATTCACATCTCAATTGGGGTTTGGGTATGGCTTTTCTAGTTGAGAATGGAGTTGGCAAGTTGCAGTCTGTACAGCCTCCCCCACTTGATCTGCCTCGGTGTTAA